The Halalkalicoccus sp. NIPERK01 region CGTCGAGCACGTAGTCGTTCGTATAGAGCGGGCGATACGGTAGCTCCCCGGTCCGAATCGCCTCGAACGCACTCCGGGCGTCGTCGTGGAGTTCGTCTCGCGGATAGAAGTAGGCGTAGATCGCGCTCGAATCGAGGAACAGCGCGGCCGCTCCCCGACCGTCCGGCCGAAATCGGTCGTCGAGGGTCGTCATGAATCGCTCGCGTAGAGGTCCTCGTCCATCTCGCGGGCATCGGTGGACTCGGTGCCCTCAACGGCCTCGTCGTGGTAGGTGAAGAAGGGGTCGTCCGGATCGGGTCGTGCCCGCTCGTCTACGTACTCCCGTGCCGCACGCCTGAGTGCTTCCTTGATCGACACGCCCTCCTCCTCGGCGAACGCTCTGAACTGCCGATACTCTTCGTCGGTGAGTTCCGTCTGGACGACCTTCGAACTCGACTGGGCCATTACATGCATATAGACGATCACATGTGATACGTATTTCGC contains the following coding sequences:
- a CDS encoding ribbon-helix-helix protein, CopG family — encoded protein: MAQSSSKVVQTELTDEEYRQFRAFAEEEGVSIKEALRRAAREYVDERARPDPDDPFFTYHDEAVEGTESTDAREMDEDLYASDS